DNA sequence from the Thermodesulfobacteriota bacterium genome:
GGCAAAGGCGGTGACAAGCTCCTCGGCATAGCGGAGGCCAGCCGCCGGCGGGCCGTAGTTGGGGGACGGGAAGTCGTAGAGCACCTCGCCGATCCAGGCCCGCATGCCGGCAACCGTGGCGGCCTGGGCCACCTCCTGGGCGAAGAGGTACATGTCGCAAAAGGAGGTGGTGCCGCTGGCGATCATTTCGGCGCAGGACAGGAGGGTCGAGGCCTGGACCATCTCGCCGGTCAGGGTGGCCTCCACCGGGAAGATGTAGTCCTCGAGCCAGCGCATGAGGGGCAGGTCGTCGGCCAGTCCCCGGAAGCAGGCCATGGCGGCGTGGGTGTGGGTGTTGACCAGGCCGGGCATGATGAGTCCCCCGGGCTGGTGCAGGCGCTCGGCCTCCGGATAGCGGGCTGCCAGGGCCTCGACCGGGCCCAGCTCCACGATGCGGTCGCCCCGGATCGCCACCCCGGCGTCCTTGAGCAGGGTGCGTCCAGCGTCCTGGGTCAGGACATACTGGGCAGTGACAAGGAGATTGGCTCCCCCGGTCTGGGCATCAGCCATGCTGATTCGACTCCTGATCGGCAGGTTCCCCCGGGGATGGCGGCAGGGTGGTGAGGATTTCCTCCACCAGGGCCACCAGCTTGGACTCGGCGGCCTGGGCCCCGGCGATCACGTCCTCGATGAGGATGGGCGCCAAGTTGTCCGGATCGTTGACGTTGGCGATCACCGACAGCCCCAGAACCGCCATGCCGGCGTGGCGGGCGACGATCACCTCCGGCACCGTGGACATGCCCACCGCATCGGCGCCACACAGGCGCAGGAAGCGGGTTTCGGCCGGGGTTTCCAGGCTGGGGCCGGCAATGGCAACATAGACCCCGGACGAGACCTCTGTCAAGGCCAGGGTTGCCGCGGCCCGGCTGGCCAGGGCGACGAGTTCCGGGGCATAGGCCCGGGACAGATCCGGGAAACGGGGCCCCCAGGCATCGATGTTGGGACCCCGCAAGGGGTTCTCGCCCAGGAGGTTGAGATGGTCCCGGATGATCATGATGGTGCCGGGCCGGAAGGCCGGGTTGAGGCCGCCGGCGGCGTTGGCCACAATGAGGAGCCGGGGGCCCAGCCGGGACAGCACCCGCAGGGGCAGGGTCAGAAGTCGGGTGGAATAGCCCTCGTAGAAGTGGAAGCGGCCTTGCAGCGCCGCGACCCGCCGGCCGGCCAGAAGGCCGCACAGAAGATTCCCGGCGTGACTGGCCACCGTGGCCCGGGGGAAGTGGGGGATTTCGGCATAGGGCAGGACCAGCGGGTCGTGGATGCGGTCCGCCAGGCCGCCCAGGCCGGTGCCCAGGACGATGACGATCTCCGGCGCTACGGGCAGCCGCTCCGCCAGAAAGGCGGCCGCCTCCTCCACCTGGGCCCGGTGGGCTGCCATGGCGGCGTCCAGACGCTCCTCGCCGGCGGGCACCATCAGGCGTCTCCCCGGCAGTCGGCTGGCGGCGTGCCATCCCAGGGCAGACGGACCGTGAAGATGGTGCCGGCCCCGGGGGTGGTGACAAAGCTCACCGTCCCCCGGCAGCTCTGGATGATGGCCTGGCAGGAGGGCAGCCCCAGGCCGTTGCCGCCGGTCTTGGTGGTGAAGTGGGGCTCGAAGATCTTCTCCACGATGGTGGCGGGGATCCCGGGACCGCGGTCGATGACCTCGATCTCGGTCCAGCCGCTGGCCGGCCGGACCACCACCGTGATGGGCGTGCCCACCGGGCTGGCCTGGGCCGCGTTCAGGAGCAGGTTCATGACCACCCGCCGGATGTCCAAAGGGTGGCAGGCCACCGGCGGCACCGGCTCGGCGACCACCTCGATCTGCCGGCCCCGGGTATCGGGATGCACCGCCACCTCGCTGGTCACCACATCCCGGACCAGATCCACCAGGTCCACCTCCTGGCTGGGGGGGGGACGCTTGAGGCGCTTGGCATTGGCCAGGGCCTCCTGGATCATCTCCGCCAGATGGTCGCGGCTCTTCTTCATCCGCCGGACGTAGTCGGCCAGCCTCGGCTCCAGGCTCTCCCGGGCCAGGACATCGAGGTAGATGAAGCCGGACAGGACATTGGCCATGTCATGGACCAGGATATTGGCCTTCTCGAACTCGTCGGCCAGCTGCTCGGTGTCCCGGCGTACCCGGCGGGACAGCCCCCGCATCAGGGCCACCAGGGACTGGGGCTGGTGGGCCAGGAAATCCTGAAACTGCTGGGCGGTGATGCGCAGCAGGGTGCAGGGGCCCACCGCCTGCACCGAGGCCGAGCGGGGCTTGTCCTCCAGGACAGCCATCTCGCCCACGTAGTCCACGGCCTCGATGAAGGTGATGGTGCGGGCGTTCTTGAAGATCCGCAGCCGGCCGCTGACCAGGATATACATGTCATGGCCGGGGTCGCCCTCCTGGACCACCACCGTGCCATCCGCTGCCTGCAGCTCCTCCATGGCCTTGGCAAAGGTGGTCATCTCCTCCAGGGTCAGGCCCTGGAAGATGTCCGTGGCCCGGAGGAGGTGGAGGCGCTCGGCAAGATCCATGCCCATGGTCAGCTCAGATGGCCCGCGCGGCCAGAAAGGCCTTCACCGCCCCGGCGTCGGCCGGCAGCACCTGGCAGCGGCTGGGCAGGGCGGCAAGGCCCTCCAGGGCCGGCGGCATGGGCGGCGGCTCGCCGATGGCCCGGGTGACCGCCTCGCCGAACTTGGCCGGGTGGGCGGTGGCCAGGCAGACCAGGGGCACCCCCGGCCGCCGGCAGCGGCGCCCGGCCGCCACCCCCACCGCGGTGTGGGGATCCACGAGGTATCCATGACCGGCATAGGTCTTTCGGATGGTGGCCAGGGTCTCCTCCTCGCTGACCGCCGCGGCGGCAAAGTCCTGGCGGACCCGCTCCTGGCGCCGGGAATCGATGGCCAGGCTGCCGCGGGCGGCAAAGCCGGCCAGGGCCTCGGTCACCGCCCGGGGGTCTTCGTCCAGCAGATCATAGAGATAGCGCTCGAAGTTCGACGCCACCTGGATGTCCATGGAGGGGCTGATGGTGGGGGTCACGACGCCCTTGGCGTACACGCCTTCTTGCACGAAGCGGGCCAGGATGTTGTTGGCGTTGGTGGCGAGGATCAGGCGGCCGATGGCGCCGCCGGCCAGCTTCCGGGCCAGATGGCCGGCGAAGATGTCCCCGAAGTTGCCGGTGGGCACCGAAAAGTCCACCATTGCCGCCGCGGTCTCTTCCTGGACCCGGAAGGCCGCGTAGAGATAGTACACCACCTGGGCCAGCACCCGGGCCCAGTTGATGGAGTTGATGGCCCCCAGCTGGTGGCGCTCCTTGAAGGCCAGGTCGCCGAAGATGGCCTTGACGATGGCCTGGCCGTCGTCGAAGGTGCCCTTCACCGCGATGTTGTGGACATTGGCGTCCAGGACCGTGGTCATCTGCA
Encoded proteins:
- the thrC gene encoding threonine synthase; amino-acid sequence: MRYISTRGGVAPIPFSEAVLMGLATDGGLLLPTELPEVPAATLAAWRQADYPTLAAAVLGLFATDLPAAVLRDLVDRSYRVFRHPAVTPVVPCGDLFILELFHGPTLAFKDVALQLLGHLFEHLLAERGGRLNILGATSGDTGSAAIHGVRGRERIAIFILHPQGRVSRIQELQMTTVLDANVHNIAVKGTFDDGQAIVKAIFGDLAFKERHQLGAINSINWARVLAQVVYYLYAAFRVQEETAAAMVDFSVPTGNFGDIFAGHLARKLAGGAIGRLILATNANNILARFVQEGVYAKGVVTPTISPSMDIQVASNFERYLYDLLDEDPRAVTEALAGFAARGSLAIDSRRQERVRQDFAAAAVSEEETLATIRKTYAGHGYLVDPHTAVGVAAGRRCRRPGVPLVCLATAHPAKFGEAVTRAIGEPPPMPPALEGLAALPSRCQVLPADAGAVKAFLAARAI
- a CDS encoding ATP-binding protein; amino-acid sequence: MGMDLAERLHLLRATDIFQGLTLEEMTTFAKAMEELQAADGTVVVQEGDPGHDMYILVSGRLRIFKNARTITFIEAVDYVGEMAVLEDKPRSASVQAVGPCTLLRITAQQFQDFLAHQPQSLVALMRGLSRRVRRDTEQLADEFEKANILVHDMANVLSGFIYLDVLARESLEPRLADYVRRMKKSRDHLAEMIQEALANAKRLKRPPPSQEVDLVDLVRDVVTSEVAVHPDTRGRQIEVVAEPVPPVACHPLDIRRVVMNLLLNAAQASPVGTPITVVVRPASGWTEIEVIDRGPGIPATIVEKIFEPHFTTKTGGNGLGLPSCQAIIQSCRGTVSFVTTPGAGTIFTVRLPWDGTPPADCRGDA
- a CDS encoding purine-nucleoside phosphorylase — protein: MVPAGEERLDAAMAAHRAQVEEAAAFLAERLPVAPEIVIVLGTGLGGLADRIHDPLVLPYAEIPHFPRATVASHAGNLLCGLLAGRRVAALQGRFHFYEGYSTRLLTLPLRVLSRLGPRLLIVANAAGGLNPAFRPGTIMIIRDHLNLLGENPLRGPNIDAWGPRFPDLSRAYAPELVALASRAAATLALTEVSSGVYVAIAGPSLETPAETRFLRLCGADAVGMSTVPEVIVARHAGMAVLGLSVIANVNDPDNLAPILIEDVIAGAQAAESKLVALVEEILTTLPPSPGEPADQESNQHG